Within Saccharomonospora cyanea NA-134, the genomic segment TGAACTCGTCGTTGGCCACGCTGGGCAAGGCCGGGGACGACTTCGTGGGGTCGAGCGCGACCGCCACCAAGACCGGTGGCGGGGCAGCCGGTGGTGGCCCGAGCGGTGGGGGCGCGCCGAAGCCTCCGGCGAACGAACCCGACATCCCGGCTGGTGGGTCCACCTCGTCGGCCGACGGGCCCGACTCCACGCCTCCGTCACCCAAGCCGGACGACAACGGAGGCGGCAACCCGGCCCCGAACTCGCCCGGCACCAGCACAGCGACACCCGCACCGAGCGGCGGACAGTCGACACCGCCGCCACCGGCCCAGGCGTCCAGCACTCCGGGCCCGAACCCCACAACTCCGCCGGCCGGTGGTCCCGCGCTCAGCACACCGCCTCCTCCCGGCGGTAGTACGGCGAACACGCCCACGCCGACCACAACCGACGCGGGCGGCAGCACACCGTCCACGCCGACCACAACCGACGCGGGCGGCAGCACACCGTCCACGCCGACCACAACCGACGCGGGCAACAGCACGCCCTCCACACCTCCGCCGGGCGCCAACACACCCGGCACGCCTCCGCCGGGCAACACGCCGTCCAGTGGCAACACCACGCCGACGGACCCTCCCCCCGCCGTAAGCACGTCGACCACCAACACCCCCGAGCCCGCCCCGAACACACCGGGTGACGCTCCCGAAGGCGGCGGCGCGCCCGGCTCGCCTCCCTCGGACAGCAACACACCGGGCACTCCCCCGGCGAGTGGTGGTAACTCCGCGCCGGACGACGGGCCCAAGCCGGACGGCGGGTCCACGCCAGGCAGCGAATCGAAGCCGGACAGCCAGTCGAAGCCCGACAACGAGTCCAAACCGGATTCTGAGTCCAAACCGGATTCCGGTGACTCGTCACCGGGTGACTCGACCAGCACCCCCGACGCGGGGAAGCCCAAGCCGACCTTCCCGGACCGGCTCACCGAGATGGTGAAGCAGAAGATGATGGAGGCCGGCCAAGGTCCCGAGTTCGCGGAGAAGTTCGACAAGATCGCCAACCTCCCCAAGGAGCAGCTGAGCAAGCTGATCGGTGCGGAGAACGTCGAGAAGCTCGAGTCGGCCGTGAAGACACTCACCGACCCCTTCTACGGATGGCAGGGCGGCGTGGGCAAGACGATCGTGGACATCGTGAAGGGTGTACCCACGAGCATCAGCTCCGCGCTCAACGGCGACGACGAGTAGCGAGGAGGGGTGGAGGCACGGCGGACGATCCCGCTCGTGTCCCCACCCCTCCTCGTACGTCAGTACACGAAGTCCAGCGAACCGTAGTACTCGTAGCGGTCGTCGGGCTTGGGATATTCGTAGTAGAGCGCTCCACTGGTGGCGCCCTTGGGAATCTCGACGCGCCACGGACGCAGCCGGTGGATCGTCTTCCCCCCGTCCGGCGTGGGATTGCCACGGAAGTCGAACTTCGGCAGGCCGTCCTCCTCTTTGCCGTCGGGATAGCGGTCCCCCACGAACAGCAGTGCCTTCACCTTCAGCTCGCCGTGGGGGCAGTTGATGGCGAGCTTGTCGGCTCCCTCTGGGATCTGGAAGCTCTGGGCGTGCGTGCCCACGTTCAACTTCACAGGCATGGTGTCCTCCTGTTGCGGAATCGACGGGGCTCCGCCCGACGAGCGGAACAGGGCGCGCAGTTGCGCCAGCGTGCCCCGGTATGCGTTGCCGTCGATGGGCGAACGTCCGGCCACCCTGGCCGAACTGGTGAACTGGAGCACGGCGACCCGGAGACCGCCGTACCCGTTCCAGTAGTGAGCGGGCACGTCGGCGTACTCGTCGCGAATGTCCCCGACGTTGTTGTCCGGATAGCGCGACGACCACAACGGCGGCAAACCGGCCAGGGAAGGCGATCCGATCTGCTGCCAGTACCACCTCGGTAGGTACAGCAGCGGCACCGAGTACCCCGCCGCGCGCAACCGCGCCACGAGGTCGCGGGTGAGCGGCACGCCGCCGCTGTTCGCCTCGACGTCGGGGATGACGGGAACGGTGCGCGGCACCACCTTGCGGATGTGCGCGACCTGAGCCGCCGCGCTCACTCCCGCGCGCTGGTAGTGGTAGGCCGCGAAGGGTTTGCCCGTCCTCCGTGCCTTCGCGGTGTTCTCCCCGAAACGGGAGTCGGTGAAGTTGCTGCCCTCGGTGGCTTTGAAGATGAAGAAGTCGATGCCCTCACGAGCCGCGCGCTCCACATCGAAGCTGCCTTGGTGATGTGAGATGTCGATCCCGAAAATGGGCACTGGTCACTCCCCACGTCCTTGGACCCGTCCTGCTGTGCTGTGCACCTCCCTCTCACTTCTCGACGATTTCGTGTCCACTCTGTGATGTAACTCGTACGGAGAGTACGACCGCAAGACTGTGTCCGGGTGAAAGCAGGAAGGGACACACGAGAGGTGAACGACTTTCGATTCCGCGCGGTGATCATCCAGCGGTGTCGTCGTTCAGCAGTCGCAGTCGCAGCCGCCACAGTCGCAGCAGTCGCAGACGACGTCGTACAGGGCCTTACGGGGACGGCCGCTCCACGGGCCCGGCCACGGGTTCCGGCAGCAGAACTGATAGGTGCAGCACATGTAGGGCGCGATCAGGCAGCCCACGACTACGTTGCGCTTCTTCGGCGGGACCCGGAACCTCGGCACCCAGCAGCCTCCGCCGTCGCCGTCCGAGACGCCGCCGTTGTCCGGCGGCGGGGCCGAACCAGGTGGCTCGTCGTTGTCCGGCGGTGTCGGACCGGTCGGCCCGTCCTGAGCCGGTGGCGGGGTGGTCCGGTGCGTCTCCTCCGGGGTACCGCTCTCGTGTGTGCTCGGGGGCTGACCCGCATGTCCGAACGTCCGTCGCACGGCGTGGTCGAGTTCGTGCACCAGCAACGCGTGCACCAGCGCCGGGCGCGTGAACTCCGCCTCGCGCAGAGCCAACCGCACACCGCGCACGGCGTCCTCACACAGGCGCCGCGCGTCCGCCGCCGACGTTTCGGTGGCGGTGAGCGGGTTCCAGGCTCCCGTAGCGCGATCGTCGTCGATGTCCTCCACCGCGTCGATCAGGTGTGCCACACGACCGAAGAAGCGGCCCACCTCGCTCAGCGGCTCCGCGTTGTCCGGGCGTCCCGCGAGCACGGCGGTGTGGGCGAAGGCGGCTGCCGTCGCGATCTCAGTGGGTTCGGTGGCCGCCAGCACGGAACTTCCCGGCCCCAGCGCACGCTCCACTGTGGACTGACTCTCCACCGCGGCCGTCAGGACGGACGTGTCGAACTCCACGAGCGTGGCCGTCGCGCCGCCACGTTCCGCCCACCGGCCTGCCGCCGAACGAGCGAGGGAAGCGAGCACGGAGTGGCGTAACGCGCCATCCCCGTCGTCGGCGTGGTCACGCAGCTTCGCCGAGGCCAGCACGAGCGACACCGAGGCGGCGAGCCTGCTGCCGGGGCCGTGGGCCACGGACGCGCGCCGCATGCCGCGCAGCGGGCACGGCCCCGCCGAGCGGCGTGCGCCGTCGTGCTCCGACTGGGCCTCCACGAGTGCCGACACGACGATGCCGTCGTAGTTCGTGGCCGCGCGGGCGAGCTGCCCGTGCTGGTCGCGCAGCGTCAGGCACAGGCCGCAGAGATGGGCGACCCAGTCGGCGTGCAGAGTCGCGGACAGCCGGTGCCGACACGGGCGGATGATGCCGAACACGAGAGAAACCCCCAAAGTCGATCTTGCTGCCAGCGCAGCCTACAACCGGCCGGGAGCCTGGCTCAGCGTGTGCCACCACGCACGACCAGCACGTCGGAGGGTGCGTACCGGAGCACGCTCTGCGCGACACTACCCAGCAGCGCGCGCTCGAACCGCGTACTCGATCCGCTGCCGATCACCACGAGATCGGCAGCGTAGTGCGACACCAGTTCCGGCAGAGCCCGCTGCGGCGTCCCGGACCCGATGACGACGGCGTGGGGCCGCGGGTCGAGTCGCGCGGCCAGCTCCTCGATCCTGGGGCGGATCTCAGCGGTGCTCGCCTCACGCAGTCGTTCGATGTCGGTCTCGTCGAGTCCGCGCAGGCGCAACAACTGTTCACCGATCACCACGCTCACGTGCGCGAGCACGTGGACGGCCGACGGCGTCAGCGCGACTCCGAACTGCGCGGCCCGATGTGCGGGCTCAGTGTCGTCGACGGCCAGCAGCACGGTCTCGTAGTCGGTGGCCGGGGTCCGTACCACCAGCACGGGACAGACACTCGCGTGTGTGATGTTCTCCGTCGTGGGGCCGGTGCGGGAACCCGCGAGCCCCCTCGAACCGTGTGCTCCGAGGACGAGCAGGTCGGCCGGAAGGTCGGCGGCCTCTGCGAGGATCGTGTCGGACACCGGTCCGGTTCGCAGCACGACGTCGGCCGGGATTCCGGCGTGGGCGGCGACGTGGTCGTCGAGCGCGCCCGCCACGAAGTCGGAGTGCTCCTCCGCCAGCGACGGCGGTATGACGGACAACACCGTCAGACGGGCATCGTGAACGGCGGCGAGTCGGGCCGCCCTCCGCACGGCCAACCCGGCCCCGGTGGACAGGTCCGTGGCCGCCAGTACTCGACGCACACGCACACGGACACCTCTTCCGACTCGCACGACTCCCTGAGGAAGCCAGGCTAGCCGGGAAACCGGGGGCCTTGACGCGGTGCGTCACCCGACCCGGGAGGTCAGTGACGAGACCTGGAACGGCGGGAACGCGACGAGCGGCGCCGGGTGTTCTTCCGGTTGTCCGGGCCCGGCGAGGAAGAGGGCCTGGAACCCGGGGTCGGCGCCGAGGGGGCGGGGGAGACCGCGGAGGCGGGCGGGGCCTGGAAGAGAGCGGGGCCCCCGATACCGGTCTCCTGCGGAGCTTCGAGCTCCCGGTAGTCGACCGGTTCCTCGTGAGTGATGTGGCTGAAAGGCACCACGCCCGCGTCGACCTGAGCGCCGTGGGGCGTGGAATCGGATGATGAGTGCAAGTACTTCTCCCTCTGCGACACTCCTGAAGTGGTCGCGAGCACGGGACGCCGCGAAGTGGTGCTCCGCGGCGTCCCGTGGGTGCACTCAGAGCGCGCGCACTCCCGTGGCCTGCGGGCCCTTGTTGCCCTGGCCGACGGTGAAGGACACCCGCTGGCCGTCCTCCAGGCTGCGGAATCCGCGGCCGTCGATCTCGCTGTAGTGCACGAAGACGTCGGCGCTCCCGTCATCGGGGGCGATGAAGCCGAAGCCCTTCTCGCTGTTGAACCACTTCACGGTTCCTTCGGTCATGTCGTCTCCTTCGTGAGAGGGTGTCGGCGGCCACACCGTGTGACCACCGCAGCCGCGGGGTCGAGCCGGCCAGCGTTCCCACTTGTCGCGAGGAGACGTGACACGCCCGCACCGATCTTTCGCGGACGTGCAAAACACGAACACGCAAAACCTGCGACTGCTCAGGACAACGTCCTGGCATGCTGGTTCATTCCCAGCACACGATCACCCTACCCGACCGGCCCGCCGACGGTGGTCAGCGGTCGCCAAGGCACCCAGGGACCGGCCGGTGGCCCTCCCGGCCGATGCGTTCAGTTCGCCACCGTGACCTCTTCGGTTCGAACGGTCCGGAGCGTGCCCGACCCGTCGTAGGTGTAGACGTCGAAGGTCGCTTTGCCGGGCTCACCCTGCTCCACGAAGTCGAGTGGGCCGCTGGCGCCGTCGTAGTCGATGTCGGTGCCCTGGTCGAGCAGGCCCTTGCAGTCGGCGAACGACGTGCACCTCTCGCCGTTCGCGGTGACGTCGCGGATCTCGGTGGCGAACACGGTCGGGTCGTCGGACTGCGCGGCCTCGACAGCCAACGCGATGATCGTCACACAGTCGAACACCTGCGGCGCGAACTGCAGCTCCTTCAGGCCGGGCGCGGAAGCCCTGAGCCGCTCGCCGTACTCGTCGTTCCCGACGGTCGGGGCCGTGCCCTTCATGCCTGCGAGCACGCCGGGATCGTTCGGCGCCACCGATGACGCCAACTCGGCGCGGCGCAGTCCGTCCGCGCCGTAGACGTCGATGTCCCGCGGACCGACGCCGGCCTCGATCATCGACCGGAGCACCTGGACGCCCTCCTCGAAGGCCACGACCACAGCGGCGTCCGGGTTCGCCGCCCTGATCCGCCGAGCGATCCGGTCGAAGTCCTTCGTCTCGGGGTCGTAGGTCTCCCCCAGCACCACGGTGGCTCCCGCGGCCTCGAGCGCCTTCGTGGTCGAGGCGAGCAGCCCGCGGCCGTAGTCGTCCGCGCGTGCGGCGATGGCGACGCGCTTGTTTCCGTCCCCGGTGATCACCCTGTTGAGCACGGTCGCCTGCAGATCGTCGCTGGGCGCGGTGCGGAAGTAGAGACCGTTGTCGGGGTAGTCGGTGAACTCCGCCGCGGTGTTGGAGCCCGAACACTGCACGACCCCCGAACCCGTCACGTTGTCGACGACGGCCAGTGACATGCTCGACGCCGCCGCGCCGATGACCGCGTCGGCGCCCGCCGACAGCACCCGGTTCGCCGACTGCACGGCGGTCCTGGCCTGCCCGGCCTCGTCGGCCGCCACCACCTCGGGGATCGGCTGCCCGAGCACGCCCCCCGCGCCGTTGATCTCCTTGACCGCGAACTTCACCGACTCGATCTGCGGCGGCCCGAGGTACGCCAGCTGTCCCGTCTCCGGCAGGACGTAACCGAGGTCGAGCACACCGTCGCCGCCGTCGTCCCCGCCTCCCTGCCTCTCGGCTCCACCGCACGCGGCGACGACCAGGGCGGTCGCGCTCGCCAAGACCGCCGTCCGCCACGCTGCTGACGCTCGCATCCTGGAGGCTCCTTCGTCTGGGTCGGCTCTTCCGGCTCGGCGACGCCGATACCGGTGTGGTCGTCTGGGCGACCGTATGACCGGCATCACGGTAGATCGTGCGCCGAGTGCGGCGAAGACCGCCAGTTCACTCGACCCGGCGTCCTGAGCGGCCACCGCGCCGGGCGGCTTGCCTTCGACGTCGCCGACTTGAAATATGTGAGGACGACATGCTGCGTGGCAGAAGAGGTGACGCATGGTCGGACGGCGCCTACTGCGCTGGCCGGACGAATGGGCCGACTGGTTCGAGAAACGTGGCGTCTACGTACCCGGTGAGGACAACCGCGTCGTCGACCCGTGGCGGGACTGGGGCTGGCTGATCGTCCTGTGGCTCGCCGGGCTCGCCGTCTTCATTCTCGTCTTCGCCATCGCCGTGTGAGCCACCGTCCGTAACTGCCATCACTCCTTCGGTGCGGGCGCATCACGGTGAGGACACGGGCGGGCTCCGACTCCGCCTCAACCGTTCGATCCGGCTGGCCTGCTCGGGTCCACGTCGCCAGAGTGGACGAGGGCGACGGTTGCGCCCCCGGACGGAGTAACTTCCGCCCTGCGATCGGACCAAGGAGCCAGGCTTTGTCTACGGCGAGGACAGTCGCTGCGGTGTGCGCGGCGTTCGCACTGGCCGCGTGCGGCACGTCGTCGGCGGGTGACGGCCCCGAAGCGGTTCCGTCGTCGGAGGCCTCCGCCGAACAGTCGTCGCCCGCGGCCACCTCGTCGGGCAGACTGCTGCGGTTCGGCTCCGAGCACCGCTTTCCTTCCGGTCTGGTGGTGACCGTCTCGTCGCCGAACGTCTTCGTGCCCAGCGAGAGTGCCTACCCGCGATCCGCGCGTGCCGCGGCCTTCGGCATCGAGCTCTACAACGAGGGGCAGGATCCGTACCGCATCTCCGACCTCTCGGCGCAAGCCATGATCGACGGTAAGGAGATCAAGCAGGTCCAGGACATCACGCGCGGCTACAACGGCATCGTCAACGCCGACAGCGACCTCGCGGCGGGCGATTCGACGAAGGTGACGCTCGCGTTCGCGCTCCCCGCCGAACCCGCGACGGTCGAACTCACGCTCCGCCCGGATTCCACCAAGCCCACCAAGGTGGTGTTCGTCGGGTCGGTCTGACCCCGCGCGTTACGCTTCGGCCATGACCGACCGCAACCGTCTCTCCCCCGGCGACCCGGCCCCCGACTTCACGTTGCCCGACAGCGAGGGCAACACCGTGTCGCTGTCCGACTTCCGCGGCCAGTCCGTGGTGGTGTACTTCTACCCGGCCGCGGGCACGCCCGGCTGCACCAAGCAGGCGTGCGACTTCCGCGACAACCTCGCCCAGCTGAACGACGCCGGATACCAGGTGTTGGGCATCTCCCCGGACAAGCCGGAGAAGCTGGCGAAGTTCACGGAGAACGAGAAGCTGACTTTCCCGCTCCTCTCCGATCCGGACAAGACCGTCCTCACCGAGTGGGGCGCGTTCGGTGAGAAGAAGAACTACGGGCGCGTCGTGCAGGGCGTGATCCGGTCGACCTTCGTCGTGGACCCGGAGGGCACGATCGCGGTGGCGCAGTACAACGTCCGCGCCACGGGCCACGTCGCCAAGCTGCTGCGGGATCTGAAGCTGGCGGCCTAGGAGGCGACGACCGGCGTGAAGGTCCGCTACTTCTGACCCAGTTCCCGCAGGTGCGGCACCAGGGCGCGCAGCGCCTGACCTCGGTGGGAGACGGCGTCCTTCTCCTCCGGCGCCAACTCCGCCGAGGTCCGCGCCTCGCCGTCGGGCACGAAGATCGGGTCGTAGCCGAAGCCGTTGTCGCCCCGGGGTTCGCGCACGAGCACGCCGCGCCACTCCCGGCGCAGCACCACGGGCTCGGCGCCCGGCACGACGAGCGCGGCCGCGCACACGAACGCCGCGCCCCGGCGCTCGTCCGGCACGTCGGCGAGTTGTCCCAGCACCAGCTTCAGGTTCGCCTCGTCGTCGCCGTGGGCACCCGCCCAGCGCGCCGACAGCACGCCCGGCATCCCGTTCAGTGCGTCCACGGTCAACCCGGAGTCGTCGGCCACCGCCGCGAGACCGGTGGCGCCTGCGGCGTCGCGTGCCTTGGCGAGGGCGTTCTCCTCGAACGTCGCGCCCGTCTCGGGGGCCTCGTCGAACGGCTCGACGTCGGCCATGCCGACGATCTCGACGCCCTCCACTCCCGCGTCGGCGAGGATGCGACGCAGTTCGTCGAGTTTCTTCGCGTTGCGTGTCGCCAGCAGCACCTGCGTGGTCACTTGGAGCCCTTCTTCTTCGCGGGCGGCGGTTCCGGCAGCTCACCGGGATACGGGGCCGCGAGCGCCTCGGCCTGGATACGCGCCAGCTCCGCGCAGCCCGCCTGCGCGAGGTCGAGCATCTTGTCCAGAGTGGACCGGGTGAACGTGGCGCCCTCGCCGGTGCCCTGCACCTCGATGAGCGTGCCCGTGTCGGTGGCGACGACGTTCATGTCCACCTCGGCGCGCGAGTCCTCCTCGTACGGCAGGTCGAGCCGCACCCGGCCGTCCACGACACCCACGCTGACCGCCGACACTGCGGCCGACAGCGGCTGCGGATCGGCGAGCCGCCCCGCCGCGCCGAGCCACGTGATGGCGTCGGCCAGCGCCACGTAGCCACCCGTGATCGCGGCCGTGCGCGTGCCGCCGTCGGCCTGGATCACGTCGCAGTCGATGACGATGGTGTTCTCGCCCAGCGCGGCGAGGTCGATGCACGACCGCAGCGAGCGGCCGATCAGCCTGCTGATCTCGTGGGTCCGGCCCCCGACCCGGCCCTTGATCGACTCGCGGTCGCCGCGCGTGTGCGTGGCCGACGGCAGCATCGCGTACTCGGCGGTCACCCAGCCCAGGCCCGAACCGGCCCGCCACCGGGGCACTCCCTCGGTGACGCTCGCGGCACACAGCACCCTCGTGTTGCCGAACTCGACGAGCACCGAGCCCGCCGGCCACTGCTGGAAACCGCGGGTGATCCGTACCTCGCGGAGCTGGTCGTCGTTCCTGCCGTCTTCTCGCACCACGCCTGGCAGCCTAGTGAAGCCACCCGGACGCCGGGTGAGAAGGGCGTGACCCCGGCGTGAACGGCCCGCGATCAGGGGCCCGGCCGTTCCCGGTCGCCGAGTATCCTATTTTCTATACGCATCCGTATACGTATAGAAATTGGAGGGTGGCCATGGAGCGACACCCGGAGGTCCTGGTCGTCGGCGCGGGCCCCACCGGTCTGGCGCTGGCGTGCGGACTGGCGGCGCAGGGGGTGGCCGTACGCGTGGTCGACCGCGCGAGCGGACCGGCCTCGACGTCGCGGGCGAACATCCTGCACGCACGCGGCGTGGAGGTGCTCCGACGGCTCGGCGCCCTCGGCGACCTGCGCGAACGGTCGCTCGCTCCGATGGGGATGCGCATGCACGCGGGCTCGCGACCGATCTCCACCATGCGTTTCACGCCGGACGACAGCGAGGACGTCCAGGCGTTGTTCGTGTCACAGGCCCTGGTCGAGCGGCAGCTCCGCGCCCGGCTCGACGAGCTGGGCGGGGCCGTGGAGTGGGGTACGACGTGCACTGGAGTGGTGCGGGACGCCGAGGGCGTGAGCGTCGAGTTCGCCGACGGAACGCGGGCACAGGCGCGCTGGCTGGTCGGTTGCGACGGCGCGCACAGCACGGTCCGCGAGGCCGCCGGCATCGGCTTTCCCGGAGTGCCCGTCGTCGAGCAGTTCCTGCTGGCCGACGTCCACGCGGACTGGAAGCGGGACCGGAGCACCTCCGCGGGCTTCTTCCACCCGGACGGCCTGTTGCTGGCCATGCCCATGCGCGATCATGACAGCGGCACGGACAACGGCGACCTCTGGCGCCTGATGGCCGACGTCTCCGCGCTGGACCGCCGGCTCGACGCAGAGGAGATCATCGCGCGCTTCGCCGAGCTCGTCGCCGTGCGCACGGGCGACCGGGGCATGCGCATCCGCGACGCGGTGTGGACGTCGGTGTTCCGCATCCACCGCAGGCTCGCGGACACCTACCGCAGCGGCCGTGTGCTCCTCGCCGGGGACGCCGCCCACGTGCACAGCCCGATCGGTGGCCAGGGCATGAACACCGGCATCGGCGACGCCGAGAACCTGGCATGGAAGTTGGCGCTCGTCGTCCGTGGCAGAGCGGCGGAGAACCTGCTGGACACCTACCCGGCCGAGCGGCGCCCGCTGGCCGCCGAGGTCCTGCGCACCACCACGAACAACACCCGGCTGCTGGTCGCCGACGGCGCCGTGGGCAGGTTCGTCCGCGACCGGCTCGTCGTCCCCCTCCTGGACTCGCCCCGGGTACAACGTGTCGCGACCCGCAGGGCGTCCCAGTTGTGGGTCACCTACCGGCGAGGGCCGCTCGGTGGGCGCGGACGGACGCCGCGTCCCGGAGACCGGATCGCCGACCTCGCCTGCACCCGCTCCGACGGCAGCCCGGTACGCCTGCATTCGGAGCTGCACCCGGCCTGGGTGGTCCTCACCCCGCCCGGAGCCGAAGCCGACGCGCTCGCCCGCACCGCGCGTGCCCACCTGGGTGGCGAGGTGACCGCCCTGACCGACCCGGCGGCGACCGGGCCCGCTCTCCTGATCCGGCCCGACGGGCACCTCGCGTGGCGGGGTGACGATCCCGACGGGCTACGCCGGTGGTTCACCGAGGTCCTGCACGCCAGGATCGACGCATGAACGTCAGGACGACCCGACATGCCGGGCCGGGACGGCCCCGCGACCCCCGCGCCGACACGGCGATCTTGACCGCGGCCGTGGACCTGCTCGTCGAACGCGGCATAGCGGGGACCAGCATCGAGGCCATCGCCCGGCGCGCGGGTGTGGCGAAGGCGACCGTCTACAAGCGCTGGTCCTCGAAGGAGGACCTGCTCGCCGAGGCGATCGAGTCCGCACGCGAGGACATCCCGGCCCTGGACGAGCAGGACTGGGACGTCCCCCTGCCCGAGCTGATCGAGAGACTGCTACCGCTGTGGGGCCAGGCGCTCGCGGACCCTCGCTACCGGGCGCTGACCGCCCGGCTGGTCGGCGCGGGTGCCGACCATCCCGCCCTGCTGTCCGCGTACTGGCACCACCACGTCGTCCCACGCCGCGAGAGGGCGCGGGCCGTGCTCCGCCACGCGCAGGCAAACGGCGCACTCGCCGCGGACGCCGACCTCGACCTCCTGATCGACATGTTGCTGGGTGCCGTGATCCATCGCCTGGCACTGGAGCCGGAAAGCGCACGAGCCTCGGGCCACACCGCGTACCTGCGGCGGCTGCTGCGGCAGGCCGGCCTGCCCGTCCTCACCGAAGGAGAACCCGGTCAGAGGTCGTAGACCGCGCCCTGCCGCACACGCTCCGTGGGGCCGTGGAACGCCGCCCCGGCCTCGGCGAGGATCGCCTCGCCGTCCGACCACGGCGGTA encodes:
- a CDS encoding WXG100 family type VII secretion target; protein product: MSDDVTYRPNDLGLHEFESAEDWRAGAGFFESALSLDEAVKKQDQVAIGIGSAGMALEALGMILDPIGSILTAGIGWIIEHCDPLRWPLDFLMGDPNGIRAATDAIKAEREKLDQWAAEHTDAVTRLMEGWSGETADKFKAKMDAVAQELSSLGGYIDAAAKHMEIAGGIVGAFRGIVRDIIAMALAAIIKGALIAAALAPVTFGASIVAFIGTTIGMVATALGKIGAKIAQLTNKLTGLNSSLATLGKAGDDFVGSSATATKTGGGAAGGGPSGGGAPKPPANEPDIPAGGSTSSADGPDSTPPSPKPDDNGGGNPAPNSPGTSTATPAPSGGQSTPPPPAQASSTPGPNPTTPPAGGPALSTPPPPGGSTANTPTPTTTDAGGSTPSTPTTTDAGGSTPSTPTTTDAGNSTPSTPPPGANTPGTPPPGNTPSSGNTTPTDPPPAVSTSTTNTPEPAPNTPGDAPEGGGAPGSPPSDSNTPGTPPASGGNSAPDDGPKPDGGSTPGSESKPDSQSKPDNESKPDSESKPDSGDSSPGDSTSTPDAGKPKPTFPDRLTEMVKQKMMEAGQGPEFAEKFDKIANLPKEQLSKLIGAENVEKLESAVKTLTDPFYGWQGGVGKTIVDIVKGVPTSISSALNGDDE
- a CDS encoding glycoside hydrolase family 25 protein, translating into MPIFGIDISHHQGSFDVERAAREGIDFFIFKATEGSNFTDSRFGENTAKARRTGKPFAAYHYQRAGVSAAAQVAHIRKVVPRTVPVIPDVEANSGGVPLTRDLVARLRAAGYSVPLLYLPRWYWQQIGSPSLAGLPPLWSSRYPDNNVGDIRDEYADVPAHYWNGYGGLRVAVLQFTSSARVAGRSPIDGNAYRGTLAQLRALFRSSGGAPSIPQQEDTMPVKLNVGTHAQSFQIPEGADKLAINCPHGELKVKALLFVGDRYPDGKEEDGLPKFDFRGNPTPDGGKTIHRLRPWRVEIPKGATSGALYYEYPKPDDRYEYYGSLDFVY
- a CDS encoding DUF5685 family protein: MFGIIRPCRHRLSATLHADWVAHLCGLCLTLRDQHGQLARAATNYDGIVVSALVEAQSEHDGARRSAGPCPLRGMRRASVAHGPGSRLAASVSLVLASAKLRDHADDGDGALRHSVLASLARSAAGRWAERGGATATLVEFDTSVLTAAVESQSTVERALGPGSSVLAATEPTEIATAAAFAHTAVLAGRPDNAEPLSEVGRFFGRVAHLIDAVEDIDDDRATGAWNPLTATETSAADARRLCEDAVRGVRLALREAEFTRPALVHALLVHELDHAVRRTFGHAGQPPSTHESGTPEETHRTTPPPAQDGPTGPTPPDNDEPPGSAPPPDNGGVSDGDGGGCWVPRFRVPPKKRNVVVGCLIAPYMCCTYQFCCRNPWPGPWSGRPRKALYDVVCDCCDCGGCDCDC
- a CDS encoding universal stress protein → MRVRRVLAATDLSTGAGLAVRRAARLAAVHDARLTVLSVIPPSLAEEHSDFVAGALDDHVAAHAGIPADVVLRTGPVSDTILAEAADLPADLLVLGAHGSRGLAGSRTGPTTENITHASVCPVLVVRTPATDYETVLLAVDDTEPAHRAAQFGVALTPSAVHVLAHVSVVIGEQLLRLRGLDETDIERLREASTAEIRPRIEELAARLDPRPHAVVIGSGTPQRALPELVSHYAADLVVIGSGSSTRFERALLGSVAQSVLRYAPSDVLVVRGGTR
- a CDS encoding cold-shock protein, encoding MTEGTVKWFNSEKGFGFIAPDDGSADVFVHYSEIDGRGFRSLEDGQRVSFTVGQGNKGPQATGVRAL
- a CDS encoding ABC transporter substrate-binding protein — protein: MRASAAWRTAVLASATALVVAACGGAERQGGGDDGGDGVLDLGYVLPETGQLAYLGPPQIESVKFAVKEINGAGGVLGQPIPEVVAADEAGQARTAVQSANRVLSAGADAVIGAAASSMSLAVVDNVTGSGVVQCSGSNTAAEFTDYPDNGLYFRTAPSDDLQATVLNRVITGDGNKRVAIAARADDYGRGLLASTTKALEAAGATVVLGETYDPETKDFDRIARRIRAANPDAAVVVAFEEGVQVLRSMIEAGVGPRDIDVYGADGLRRAELASSVAPNDPGVLAGMKGTAPTVGNDEYGERLRASAPGLKELQFAPQVFDCVTIIALAVEAAQSDDPTVFATEIRDVTANGERCTSFADCKGLLDQGTDIDYDGASGPLDFVEQGEPGKATFDVYTYDGSGTLRTVRTEEVTVAN
- the bcp gene encoding thioredoxin-dependent thiol peroxidase, producing MTDRNRLSPGDPAPDFTLPDSEGNTVSLSDFRGQSVVVYFYPAAGTPGCTKQACDFRDNLAQLNDAGYQVLGISPDKPEKLAKFTENEKLTFPLLSDPDKTVLTEWGAFGEKKNYGRVVQGVIRSTFVVDPEGTIAVAQYNVRATGHVAKLLRDLKLAA
- the rdgB gene encoding RdgB/HAM1 family non-canonical purine NTP pyrophosphatase, with amino-acid sequence MTTQVLLATRNAKKLDELRRILADAGVEGVEIVGMADVEPFDEAPETGATFEENALAKARDAAGATGLAAVADDSGLTVDALNGMPGVLSARWAGAHGDDEANLKLVLGQLADVPDERRGAAFVCAAALVVPGAEPVVLRREWRGVLVREPRGDNGFGYDPIFVPDGEARTSAELAPEEKDAVSHRGQALRALVPHLRELGQK
- the rph gene encoding ribonuclease PH — its product is MVREDGRNDDQLREVRITRGFQQWPAGSVLVEFGNTRVLCAASVTEGVPRWRAGSGLGWVTAEYAMLPSATHTRGDRESIKGRVGGRTHEISRLIGRSLRSCIDLAALGENTIVIDCDVIQADGGTRTAAITGGYVALADAITWLGAAGRLADPQPLSAAVSAVSVGVVDGRVRLDLPYEEDSRAEVDMNVVATDTGTLIEVQGTGEGATFTRSTLDKMLDLAQAGCAELARIQAEALAAPYPGELPEPPPAKKKGSK